Proteins found in one Laspinema palackyanum D2c genomic segment:
- a CDS encoding DNA-methyltransferase — protein sequence MKVLQGDCLKLLEPIPDESVDAIYLDPPFFTEKTHKLKTRDGSKEFSFDDLWGCHQNYAKFLYERLVQFHRVLKSSGNIFFHCDATANYLIRSLLNEVFGPDQFRSEIIWYYKRWSNSKKGLLPAHQTIYFYSKTDSFTFNTFYTSYSESTNVDQILQRRSRDAQGKTVYARDEQGEVILNDSKKGVPLSDVWEIPYLNPKAKERVGYPTQKPILLLERIIEIATNPGDLILDPFCGSGTTLVAAQLLGRQGIGMDISADAVDLTQQRLINPIRTDSNLLKKGRKSYLTSDPDALAFLQGLDAIPVHRNKGIDAILKQQFKDKPVLVRVQKSGESLLDAVLLLSKAAQTKGSQCSILIRTQLKEAVPKEVIPSSIQIIDAPALKVAQILHDFANTSILG from the coding sequence ATGAAAGTCTTACAAGGCGATTGCCTGAAACTTTTAGAACCCATTCCGGATGAATCCGTTGATGCCATCTATCTGGACCCGCCATTTTTTACCGAAAAAACCCATAAACTGAAAACCCGCGATGGCAGTAAAGAGTTTTCTTTTGATGACTTATGGGGTTGCCATCAAAACTATGCCAAGTTTCTTTATGAGAGACTGGTTCAATTCCACAGAGTCCTCAAGTCTTCAGGTAATATTTTTTTTCATTGTGATGCTACCGCAAATTACCTGATTCGGTCCCTGTTAAATGAAGTATTTGGACCCGACCAATTTAGGTCTGAAATTATTTGGTATTACAAACGCTGGTCTAATTCAAAAAAAGGATTATTACCCGCTCATCAAACAATTTATTTTTATTCAAAAACCGATTCATTTACATTTAATACCTTCTATACCAGTTATTCTGAATCGACCAATGTAGACCAAATCTTACAGAGGCGATCGCGAGATGCACAAGGCAAAACCGTTTATGCCCGAGATGAACAGGGGGAAGTCATTCTCAATGATAGCAAAAAAGGCGTTCCCTTGTCGGATGTTTGGGAAATTCCCTACCTCAATCCTAAAGCAAAAGAACGAGTGGGTTATCCCACCCAAAAGCCGATTCTACTCCTGGAACGCATCATCGAAATTGCCACCAATCCGGGCGATTTAATCCTAGACCCCTTTTGCGGCAGCGGAACAACTTTGGTGGCAGCGCAACTTTTGGGCCGCCAAGGAATCGGGATGGATATTTCTGCTGATGCAGTTGACTTGACTCAACAACGGCTCATTAATCCCATCAGAACCGATTCAAATTTGCTTAAAAAAGGGCGTAAATCTTATTTAACTTCGGACCCGGACGCCTTAGCCTTTTTACAAGGATTAGATGCTATTCCAGTTCATAGAAATAAGGGCATTGATGCCATCCTTAAACAACAATTCAAGGATAAACCCGTTTTGGTACGAGTCCAAAAATCGGGAGAATCCTTACTTGATGCAGTCCTGTTGTTATCAAAAGCTGCTCAAACTAAAGGGTCTCAATGTTCTATCTTGATTCGGACTCAACTCAAGGAAGCGGTCCCTAAAGAAGTCATTCCCTCTTCTATTCAAATCATTGATGCCCCGGCCTTGAAAGTTGCACAAATTCTGCATGATTTTGCCAACACTTCTATTTTAGGGTGA